A section of the Arcobacter roscoffensis genome encodes:
- a CDS encoding Fis family transcriptional regulator, whose protein sequence is MQEYIAQDEISKEILNSAKLLQAVNVNALIIGSNGVGKKSLAKYILPKSQIFEAKALQQDIIDEVITIKNDAIIIDKIQDLTNISLLLKWIEDNSIRVIAISNSDILNQKLKDIFSINLEIPDLSKRENDTKLLVQKFSKEASSTLDMHTIATSKLIINTSNNAHSLRKSIYFSYLFETIGEEEILMFLERYLSEHLDGENAYKDLIYLFEVPLIKASTKKYKSQVQVAKNLGLNRITLRKKIDIHKELL, encoded by the coding sequence ATGCAAGAATATATCGCACAAGATGAAATATCTAAAGAGATTCTAAACTCTGCAAAACTGCTTCAAGCAGTAAATGTAAATGCTTTAATAATTGGTTCAAATGGTGTGGGAAAAAAATCCCTAGCTAAATATATACTTCCAAAATCCCAAATTTTTGAGGCAAAAGCTCTACAGCAAGATATCATTGATGAAGTTATTACTATAAAAAATGATGCAATAATAATTGATAAGATACAAGACCTTACAAATATAAGCTTACTTCTAAAGTGGATTGAAGATAATTCAATAAGAGTAATTGCCATATCAAATAGTGATATTTTAAACCAAAAATTAAAAGATATTTTTTCTATTAACCTTGAAATCCCAGATTTGTCAAAAAGAGAAAATGATACAAAACTATTAGTACAAAAATTCTCAAAAGAAGCTAGTTCAACTTTAGATATGCATACAATTGCTACTTCAAAACTTATTATCAACACTTCAAATAATGCCCATAGTTTAAGAAAATCTATTTACTTTTCATACCTTTTTGAAACTATTGGAGAAGAAGAGATTTTAATGTTTTTAGAAAGGTATTTAAGTGAGCACTTAGATGGTGAAAATGCCTACAAAGACTTAATTTATTTATTTGAAGTACCATTAATAAAAGCTTCTACAAAAAAATATAAATCTCAAGTTCAAGTAGCTAAAAACCTTGGACTTAATAGAATTACCCTTAGAAAAAAAATTGACATACACAAAGAGTTATTATGA
- a CDS encoding HD domain-containing protein codes for MSELNIQIEELISNGASDFEISKVFKNYFKNYVNSIDTTFESTGGKDFFIKHTKHTDKFLIQLYKYILRKNFGSYQPMSTSVPISLIALGSYGREELCIYSDIDIMILYEDIKGYNLREIMEEFITLAWDCGLKLGSRVHELSEIEDSVKEDLTIKSSIIESRLIYGSKYLWFSYEKVLTNIRRTKQKEFILDKLEEHKQRLLKYPLKMQPNIKDGFGGLRESNMMYWMANVLYGATNTKQLIGIEYTEEEYKKYRQALEFIFRVRNALHNIARKKQDQVTFDILPDLSSKLGFINKPRYTKERQCMAKLLNSLHVVHSFSATMVKKFTRPTIFKDENISKLRESRFKKNLYIAGNTLYTSFNAKPKTLNGLLKELISLPQNVTRFDRSYIYYASKTKLPKTQSKELKKNIKTILFKASLYPVMKLLYNANLFEIVIPWAKIIIDQPQFDGYHQHPTDVHSLKTLKFAQNIEDEYIKSIFDSLSPSHQVIVRLVALFHDVGKGRTQDHHIVGEKIFKEMGHEFGFDEKLTQLGARLVRYHNMMSFVATHEDIYSEKTILNFTGLVKTEVALKMLYVVTYCDISAVGKNIFNNSTSSLLKQLYLQSLPAFENEDLLNEGARRVAKLNTIKKLDRYKRLPNIKRKKINYISSNQMFLRLKAEDILDIALHALNVKDYTYKVVNKPTHLTIRIIRKVPLNLGYLLGKLEFLNIASMNIFKLFDDKKAFYISFSERVDDEDIPFVEKIIEDSFDMNRTTNLVTPIIKKVNVTVNCNHTAYLASMQIKEKDQKGLFAYIARIFDDFGIDIESAKIHTHKNLARDLILIEKNGNFCSKQDEILELMCTSDK; via the coding sequence ATGAGTGAATTAAATATACAAATTGAAGAACTTATTTCAAATGGTGCAAGTGACTTTGAGATTTCAAAGGTCTTTAAAAACTATTTTAAAAACTATGTAAACTCAATTGATACTACCTTTGAAAGCACTGGGGGTAAAGACTTCTTTATAAAACATACAAAACATACTGACAAATTTCTAATCCAACTTTATAAATATATCTTAAGAAAAAACTTTGGTTCATACCAACCTATGAGTACATCTGTACCTATTTCACTAATTGCTTTAGGTTCATATGGAAGAGAAGAGTTATGTATTTATTCTGATATTGATATTATGATTTTATATGAAGATATTAAGGGATATAACCTAAGAGAAATTATGGAAGAGTTTATTACTCTTGCATGGGACTGTGGATTAAAACTAGGTTCAAGAGTGCATGAATTATCAGAAATTGAAGATAGTGTAAAAGAAGATTTAACAATAAAAAGCTCTATTATTGAATCAAGACTTATTTATGGATCGAAATATCTTTGGTTTTCATATGAAAAAGTTCTTACTAATATAAGAAGAACAAAACAAAAAGAGTTTATTCTAGACAAATTAGAAGAACATAAACAAAGACTTTTAAAATACCCACTAAAAATGCAACCAAATATAAAAGATGGTTTTGGGGGATTAAGAGAATCAAATATGATGTATTGGATGGCAAATGTTTTATATGGTGCAACTAATACAAAACAACTAATTGGAATAGAGTATACAGAAGAAGAGTACAAAAAATATAGACAAGCATTAGAATTTATATTTAGAGTTAGAAATGCTCTTCATAATATAGCAAGAAAAAAACAAGACCAAGTAACTTTTGATATTTTACCTGATCTAAGTTCAAAACTTGGATTTATAAATAAACCAAGATATACAAAAGAGCGACAGTGCATGGCAAAGCTTTTAAATAGTTTACATGTAGTTCATAGTTTCTCTGCAACTATGGTAAAAAAGTTTACGAGACCTACTATCTTTAAAGATGAAAATATCTCAAAGTTAAGAGAATCAAGGTTTAAAAAGAATTTATATATAGCAGGAAATACTTTATATACTTCATTTAATGCTAAACCAAAAACCTTAAATGGTTTACTTAAAGAACTTATTTCTCTACCCCAAAATGTTACTAGATTTGATAGATCTTATATTTATTATGCAAGTAAAACTAAGCTTCCGAAAACTCAATCAAAAGAGTTAAAGAAAAATATTAAAACTATATTATTTAAAGCTAGTCTTTATCCCGTAATGAAGCTTTTATACAATGCAAATCTATTTGAGATAGTAATACCTTGGGCAAAAATCATTATTGATCAACCTCAATTTGATGGTTACCACCAGCATCCTACAGATGTACACTCTTTAAAAACTTTAAAATTTGCTCAAAATATTGAAGATGAATATATAAAATCAATTTTTGATTCACTTTCACCTTCACATCAAGTAATAGTAAGACTTGTAGCTCTTTTCCATGATGTAGGTAAAGGAAGAACACAAGACCATCATATAGTAGGTGAAAAAATATTTAAAGAGATGGGTCATGAGTTTGGCTTTGATGAAAAGCTTACACAATTAGGTGCAAGATTAGTTAGATACCACAATATGATGTCTTTTGTGGCAACCCATGAAGACATTTATTCAGAAAAAACTATTTTAAACTTTACAGGTTTAGTAAAAACAGAAGTTGCACTTAAAATGTTATATGTAGTAACTTATTGTGATATTTCAGCAGTTGGTAAAAATATATTTAATAACTCTACCTCATCACTTTTAAAACAACTTTATTTACAATCTTTACCAGCTTTTGAAAATGAAGATTTATTAAATGAAGGAGCTAGAAGAGTTGCAAAATTAAATACCATTAAAAAACTTGATAGATATAAAAGACTTCCAAATATCAAAAGGAAAAAAATCAACTATATTTCATCAAATCAAATGTTCTTAAGACTAAAGGCTGAGGATATTTTAGATATCGCACTACATGCTTTAAATGTAAAAGATTACACATACAAAGTAGTAAATAAACCAACACATCTAACAATTAGAATTATTAGAAAAGTTCCTTTAAACTTAGGATATTTACTTGGTAAGCTAGAGTTTTTAAATATCGCTTCAATGAATATTTTTAAACTATTTGATGATAAAAAAGCCTTTTATATTTCATTTAGTGAGAGAGTTGATGATGAAGATATTCCTTTTGTGGAAAAAATTATCGAAGACTCATTTGATATGAATAGAACTACAAATTTAGTGACGCCTATAATCAAAAAAGTGAATGTAACTGTAAACTGCAACCATACAGCTTATCTTGCATCTATGCAAATAAAAGAAAAAGATCAAAAAGGTTTATTTGCTTATATCGCAAGAATATTTGATGATTTTGGTATTGATATTGAAAGTGCCAAAATTCATACACATAAAAATCTTGCAAGGGATTTAATTCTTATTGAAAAGAATGGAAACTTCTGTTCAAAACAAGATGAAATTTTAGAACTTATGTGTACAAGCGATAAATAA
- a CDS encoding acyl-[ACP]--phospholipid O-acyltransferase — protein MSSLSKGINNLMLIKFAFLFVVFGNVIVDVSHKILLQNIAFKIFDGSIQVVWISIINALILVPFLLLFTVSGFLSDKYNKKNILIYGAISSFTLSVLMIFSYLSGNFYLAMINLVLLAAQSAIYSPAKFGIIIDIWGKKNLARGNSALQAVSIIAILFAIASGSYVFETFYVSNSLEVLKTKEELLRATLTLTYYIAPVAFLEMLVSLVILRRLNTSHSSNDSLTLDKKELFKGKLLAKNIKAITSNKVIFLSVIGLSVFWGVSQALMAVFPSYAKQYLGVTDVFVINGVLAASGIGIAIGSIIYSKISKHYIEVGTIPLSAFGMAFMIYISTIVESAFMLSMTFLVFGIFGGMFVVPLNALIQFNARKRVLGTILAGNNWFHSLAMFFMLCLTTLVSLYNLDPLSTIFLILLITVIGTLYTVVKLPQSMLLLFVKSVVGLKYKLEVNGVKNIPSSGGVLLLGNHVSWIDWAVILMSSPREVRFVMHKPIYDKWYLNWLLKMFNAIPISNASSKSTMKEIARQLDEGHVVVVFPEGAITRNGHLGEFKRGFEKILDMTQNDVKVVSFYIRGLWESMFSRASKKYKKSYKTNSVTVSFSKPIKKQKANVIRVKNEVIALSTKAWDEHIENLETISETIFDRLKQVGSDFIFADSTGLELSGNKFLTVSILFKDLLKPKVIGQNIGLLLPSTAAGAFINTSILMMGKTAVNLNYTAQIDSLKKAVSKAEVKTVVASKKFVEKLESKGIDLKELLDLVDVIYVEDLKPKISKLKGLMTLLSVKFLPSFILKALHVKKIKKDDTVVILFSSGSEGEPKGIELTSDNILGNSQQIASILNASNDDIIVGSLPIFHAFGITVTTFLPLIEGIKCVAHPDPTDGLGIGKLVSKYNATIMTGTSTFFRLYTKNTKVHPLMFDSLRLVVAGAEKLRADVREDFKKKFGKDILEGYGVTETTPVAACNLPNVLAPDYSVQVGQKVGSVGMPIPGTSVKIVDPHSHEELEVGSEGMIVISGIQVMKGYLKDEKKTSEVLVKIGKRTYYVTGDKGRLDEHGFLTIVDRYSRFAKLGGEMVSMGAIEEGIASIIDLSEDSLVDYIATSIEDEKKGEKIVLLISDVNEEFVNELKQKINSSFDNKLMIPSVIKIVDDIPKLGTGKKDFKKAKNLVMKMSI, from the coding sequence ATGAGTAGTTTATCAAAAGGTATTAACAATCTAATGTTAATAAAGTTTGCTTTTTTATTTGTGGTTTTTGGAAATGTTATTGTAGATGTTTCCCATAAAATATTATTACAAAACATTGCATTTAAAATATTTGATGGTAGTATTCAAGTTGTATGGATTTCTATAATAAATGCTTTAATATTAGTGCCGTTTTTACTTTTATTTACTGTAAGTGGTTTTTTATCAGATAAATATAATAAGAAAAATATTCTAATTTATGGGGCCATTTCCTCTTTTACCTTATCAGTTCTTATGATTTTTTCTTATTTAAGTGGTAACTTTTATCTTGCTATGATAAATCTAGTTTTATTAGCTGCTCAAAGTGCTATTTATTCACCTGCGAAATTTGGGATTATTATAGATATTTGGGGTAAAAAGAATCTAGCACGTGGAAATTCAGCTTTACAAGCAGTGTCTATTATAGCTATTTTATTTGCAATTGCAAGTGGTTCTTATGTCTTTGAAACATTTTATGTAAGTAACTCTTTAGAGGTTTTAAAGACAAAAGAAGAACTTTTAAGAGCTACATTAACTCTTACATATTATATAGCACCTGTTGCATTTTTAGAAATGCTAGTATCTTTAGTGATTTTAAGAAGATTAAATACTTCACATAGTAGTAATGACTCTTTAACATTAGATAAAAAAGAACTTTTTAAAGGTAAACTTTTAGCAAAAAATATAAAAGCAATTACATCAAATAAAGTGATATTTTTATCAGTAATTGGACTATCTGTATTTTGGGGTGTATCACAAGCTTTAATGGCAGTATTTCCATCTTATGCAAAACAGTATTTAGGCGTAACTGATGTATTTGTAATAAATGGAGTTTTAGCAGCATCAGGAATAGGTATTGCAATTGGTTCTATTATTTATTCAAAGATTTCAAAACATTATATAGAAGTTGGAACTATTCCTTTATCTGCTTTTGGTATGGCTTTTATGATTTATATTTCAACAATTGTTGAATCAGCATTTATGTTAAGTATGACATTTTTAGTATTTGGTATTTTTGGTGGAATGTTTGTAGTTCCGTTAAATGCTTTAATCCAATTTAATGCAAGAAAAAGAGTTTTAGGAACAATATTAGCTGGTAATAACTGGTTTCATTCCTTAGCAATGTTTTTTATGCTTTGCTTAACTACTCTTGTGTCTTTATATAATTTAGATCCACTAAGTACAATCTTTTTGATTTTATTAATCACAGTTATAGGAACACTATACACAGTTGTTAAATTACCCCAATCAATGTTACTTCTTTTTGTAAAAAGTGTAGTTGGATTAAAGTATAAACTTGAAGTAAATGGAGTGAAAAACATTCCTTCAAGTGGCGGGGTTTTACTTTTAGGTAATCATGTCTCATGGATTGATTGGGCCGTAATTTTAATGTCATCACCAAGGGAAGTTAGGTTTGTAATGCATAAACCAATATATGATAAGTGGTATCTAAACTGGTTACTAAAAATGTTTAATGCAATCCCAATTTCTAATGCTTCTAGTAAATCAACTATGAAAGAAATAGCAAGGCAGTTAGATGAGGGACATGTAGTTGTAGTTTTTCCAGAAGGAGCTATTACTAGAAATGGTCACTTAGGTGAGTTTAAAAGAGGTTTTGAGAAAATCTTAGATATGACACAGAATGATGTAAAAGTAGTATCTTTTTATATTAGAGGATTATGGGAGTCTATGTTTAGTAGAGCTAGTAAAAAGTATAAAAAATCATACAAAACAAATAGTGTGACAGTATCTTTTTCAAAACCAATCAAAAAGCAAAAAGCAAATGTAATTAGAGTGAAAAATGAAGTGATAGCTTTATCTACAAAAGCTTGGGATGAGCATATAGAAAATTTAGAAACTATTAGTGAAACTATCTTTGATAGATTAAAACAAGTTGGAAGTGATTTTATTTTTGCAGATTCAACGGGTTTAGAGTTAAGTGGTAATAAGTTTTTAACTGTTTCTATTTTATTCAAAGATTTACTAAAGCCTAAAGTTATTGGGCAAAATATTGGACTTTTACTTCCTTCAACAGCAGCAGGTGCCTTTATAAATACATCTATTTTGATGATGGGAAAAACTGCTGTAAATTTAAACTATACAGCTCAAATAGATTCGCTTAAAAAAGCTGTTTCAAAAGCAGAGGTTAAAACTGTTGTTGCTTCAAAGAAGTTTGTAGAAAAACTTGAAAGTAAGGGTATAGATTTAAAAGAGCTTTTAGATTTAGTAGATGTGATTTATGTAGAAGATTTAAAACCTAAAATTTCAAAACTAAAAGGCTTAATGACTCTTCTTAGTGTGAAGTTTTTGCCAAGTTTTATCTTAAAAGCTTTACATGTAAAAAAGATAAAAAAAGATGATACCGTTGTGATTTTATTTTCTTCTGGAAGTGAAGGGGAACCAAAAGGAATTGAACTTACAAGTGATAATATCTTAGGAAATTCACAGCAAATAGCATCAATTTTAAATGCTAGTAATGATGACATTATAGTTGGCTCTCTTCCTATTTTTCATGCTTTTGGTATTACAGTTACTACTTTCTTGCCATTGATTGAAGGAATTAAATGTGTTGCCCATCCTGATCCTACAGATGGTTTAGGTATAGGAAAACTTGTATCTAAATATAATGCAACTATTATGACAGGAACTTCAACTTTCTTTAGATTATATACAAAAAATACAAAGGTTCATCCTTTGATGTTTGATAGTTTAAGACTAGTTGTTGCTGGTGCTGAGAAGTTAAGAGCTGATGTAAGAGAAGACTTTAAAAAGAAGTTTGGTAAAGATATTTTAGAAGGTTATGGGGTTACTGAAACAACACCTGTTGCTGCTTGTAACTTACCAAATGTTTTAGCACCTGATTATAGTGTACAAGTTGGTCAGAAAGTAGGAAGTGTTGGTATGCCAATTCCTGGAACTAGTGTAAAAATAGTTGATCCCCATAGCCATGAAGAGCTAGAAGTAGGGAGTGAAGGAATGATTGTAATTTCTGGTATTCAAGTAATGAAAGGTTATTTAAAAGATGAAAAGAAAACTTCAGAAGTTTTAGTGAAGATTGGAAAAAGAACATACTATGTCACAGGAGATAAGGGAAGACTTGACGAACATGGGTTCTTAACTATTGTTGATAGATACTCAAGGTTTGCAAAACTTGGTGGTGAGATGGTAAGTATGGGTGCAATAGAAGAGGGTATAGCTTCTATTATTGATTTATCTGAAGATAGTTTAGTTGATTATATTGCAACATCTATTGAAGATGAGAAAAAGGGTGAAAAGATTGTTTTACTTATCTCAGATGTAAATGAAGAGTTTGTAAATGAGTTAAAACAAAAAATAAATAGCTCTTTTGATAATAAACTTATGATTCCAAGTGTGATTAAAATAGTTGATGATATTCCAAAGCTAGGAACAGGAAAAAAAGACTTTAAAAAGGCTAAGAATTTAGTTATGAAGATGAGTATATAA
- a CDS encoding MerR family transcriptional regulator, whose protein sequence is MKVIDNKNYYKMSELVEQTSLSNHTISFYHKKGLLPNSLSTSKNMKYYPEITITVLNMIKYFKDNLSFSIDYIKELFDFYNINFNDRADLILQSIQMISSEIKNPVSKKDLEKFSLEEAIALDLVDKKDIYFKTEVEVIKTFNELKKYDISSQLINEYVITSKKLALLERELSSKVLEKTGFLPEILVLDILNSFKPYIFNRSTIEEFKKDV, encoded by the coding sequence ATGAAAGTTATAGATAATAAAAACTACTATAAAATGAGTGAGTTAGTAGAGCAAACAAGCTTGAGTAATCACACAATCTCTTTTTATCATAAAAAAGGTTTACTACCAAATAGTTTAAGTACTTCAAAGAATATGAAGTATTATCCTGAGATTACAATTACTGTATTAAATATGATTAAGTACTTCAAAGATAATCTTAGTTTTTCAATAGATTATATAAAAGAACTATTTGATTTTTACAATATAAACTTCAATGATAGAGCAGATTTAATACTTCAATCAATTCAGATGATTTCAAGTGAGATTAAAAATCCAGTTTCAAAAAAAGATTTAGAAAAGTTTAGTTTAGAAGAAGCAATAGCTTTAGACTTAGTTGATAAAAAAGATATTTATTTTAAAACAGAAGTTGAAGTAATCAAGACTTTTAATGAGTTAAAAAAATATGATATTTCAAGCCAACTTATAAATGAGTATGTAATTACAAGTAAAAAACTTGCCTTATTAGAGAGAGAACTTAGCTCAAAAGTTTTAGAAAAAACTGGTTTTTTACCTGAGATTTTAGTTTTAGATATTTTAAATTCATTTAAACCATACATTTTCAATAGATCAACTATTGAAGAGTTTAAAAAGGATGTGTAA
- the arsA gene encoding arsenical pump-driving ATPase encodes MEKLINKIPKFLFFTGKGGVGKTSMSCTISVSLALKGKKVLLISTDPASNLDEVLDTSLNSSATKVKSIENLYAMNINPVIAAKEYKEKIVGPYRGILPKEAIQQMEEQLSGACTVEIAGFNEFSKYVGDESIINEYDHIVLDTAPTGHTLRLLELPSAWNDFIEHNSSGSSCLGPVSGLSDYKELYDSVVENLKDESKTLLILVSRAEKLSFLEASKASDELKKQGLRNQHLIINGVFTSNDNDEVAKAFEKKSKEALDLLPKNLENLEKTKVGFYPNGVVGMQSLKAIGQNEVAKEFENSCEELNEQLKTTIDNTLNFDELLENIEADKKGLIMTMGKGGVGKTTMACLIASQLAKKGHKVTLSTTDPAAHLDYIKQNNKNLEIKRIDPKVEIKRHVDNVIAKNEGVLSDDDMALLKEELSSPCIEEIAVFEAFANTVAQAQDRFIVLDTAPTGHTLLLLDASKAYHQEVLKNTKDDMSEALKNLLPRIKDEKFTKILLTSLAEATPTHEAQDLQEDLQRAGIKPYSWLVNRCFSLTNSLNNLICQKGLNELTYINKIKNELSNRTVLLPWIKEEINSTDELENLIKIKK; translated from the coding sequence ATGGAAAAATTAATAAATAAAATACCAAAATTTCTTTTCTTTACAGGAAAGGGAGGTGTTGGTAAAACATCTATGTCTTGTACTATTAGTGTTAGTTTAGCTCTTAAGGGAAAAAAAGTACTTTTAATCTCAACTGATCCTGCTTCAAACCTTGATGAGGTTTTAGACACTTCTTTAAACTCAAGTGCCACAAAAGTAAAAAGTATTGAAAATCTTTATGCTATGAATATAAATCCAGTAATAGCTGCAAAAGAGTATAAAGAAAAAATAGTGGGACCATATAGGGGAATTTTACCAAAAGAAGCAATACAGCAGATGGAAGAGCAGTTAAGTGGTGCTTGTACTGTTGAAATTGCAGGTTTTAATGAGTTTTCTAAATATGTAGGAGATGAAAGTATCATAAATGAGTATGACCATATTGTTTTAGATACAGCACCAACTGGACATACTTTAAGACTTTTAGAACTTCCAAGTGCTTGGAATGATTTTATAGAGCATAATAGTAGTGGTAGTTCTTGTCTAGGTCCTGTATCAGGACTTAGTGACTATAAAGAATTATATGATAGTGTAGTTGAAAATTTAAAAGATGAAAGTAAAACCTTACTTATATTAGTTTCAAGAGCTGAAAAACTATCTTTTCTTGAAGCTTCAAAAGCAAGTGATGAACTTAAAAAACAAGGTTTAAGAAATCAACATTTGATTATAAATGGAGTGTTTACTTCAAATGATAATGATGAAGTAGCAAAGGCTTTTGAAAAAAAATCAAAAGAAGCTTTAGACTTACTACCTAAAAATTTAGAAAACTTAGAAAAAACAAAAGTAGGCTTTTATCCAAATGGTGTAGTTGGAATGCAAAGTTTAAAAGCAATAGGTCAAAATGAAGTAGCAAAAGAGTTTGAAAACTCATGTGAAGAGTTAAATGAACAGTTAAAAACAACAATTGATAATACTTTAAATTTTGATGAGCTTTTAGAAAATATTGAGGCTGATAAAAAAGGTTTGATTATGACTATGGGAAAAGGTGGAGTTGGTAAAACAACAATGGCTTGCCTAATCGCTTCACAATTAGCTAAAAAAGGTCATAAAGTAACTTTATCTACAACAGATCCTGCTGCTCATTTAGATTATATCAAACAAAATAATAAAAACTTAGAAATCAAAAGAATTGATCCAAAAGTTGAAATAAAAAGACATGTTGATAATGTTATTGCTAAAAATGAGGGTGTTTTAAGTGATGATGATATGGCTTTATTAAAAGAAGAATTAAGCTCACCTTGTATTGAAGAAATAGCAGTATTTGAAGCTTTTGCAAATACAGTGGCACAGGCACAAGACAGATTTATTGTTTTAGACACTGCACCTACTGGACATACTTTGCTTTTACTAGATGCCTCAAAAGCTTATCATCAAGAGGTTTTAAAAAATACAAAAGATGATATGAGTGAAGCTCTTAAGAATTTACTTCCTAGAATAAAAGATGAAAAATTCACTAAGATTTTATTGACAAGTTTAGCAGAAGCTACACCAACACATGAAGCACAAGATTTACAAGAAGATTTACAAAGAGCTGGTATAAAACCTTATTCATGGTTAGTAAATAGATGTTTTAGTTTAACAAATAGTTTAAACAATCTTATTTGTCAAAAAGGTTTAAATGAACTAACTTATATAAATAAAATAAAAAATGAGTTATCTAATAGAACAGTATTATTACCTTGGATAAAAGAGGAAATCAATAGTACAGATGAGCTAGAAAATCTTATAAAAATTAAAAAGTAA
- the arsD gene encoding arsenite efflux transporter metallochaperone ArsD, giving the protein MKTLKIYDPAMCCPTGVCGTDVDTKLVQLANFLKSLDKSKFDVKRYGLTTEPAEYVSNKEVARILNEEGVDKLPLFFIDDKVVFKGEYPQIPELSAKLGLASFVAKF; this is encoded by the coding sequence ATGAAAACTTTAAAAATATACGACCCTGCTATGTGTTGTCCTACAGGAGTTTGTGGAACTGATGTGGATACAAAGTTAGTTCAACTAGCAAATTTTTTAAAATCACTTGATAAATCAAAGTTTGATGTGAAAAGATATGGTTTAACAACAGAACCAGCAGAATATGTAAGTAATAAAGAAGTTGCTAGAATTCTAAATGAAGAGGGTGTTGATAAGCTACCTTTATTTTTTATTGATGATAAAGTGGTTTTTAAAGGTGAGTATCCTCAAATACCAGAATTAAGTGCAAAACTAGGACTTGCTTCTTTTGTAGCAAAATTTTAA
- a CDS encoding arsenate reductase ArsC — MEKKVLILCTGNSCRSIIAEALINAQLDGISSDSSGVRASGRVNPNAQELLTQKGIWRDEYHSKTIDKVIDNEYDLVVTVCDHANETCPMFPKATKVIHVGFEDPDGKGFDAFEDTYREIEEVLLPKVMEALK; from the coding sequence ATGGAAAAAAAAGTTTTAATTTTATGTACAGGAAATTCATGTAGAAGTATTATCGCAGAAGCATTAATAAATGCACAATTAGATGGTATTAGTTCTGATTCAAGTGGAGTTAGAGCAAGTGGAAGAGTTAACCCAAATGCACAAGAGTTATTAACGCAAAAAGGAATTTGGAGAGATGAATATCACTCAAAAACTATAGATAAAGTAATAGATAATGAATACGATTTAGTAGTAACTGTATGTGATCATGCAAATGAGACTTGTCCTATGTTCCCAAAAGCTACTAAAGTAATTCATGTTGGATTTGAAGACCCAGATGGAAAAGGTTTTGATGCTTTTGAAGATACTTATAGAGAAATAGAAGAAGTGTTGTTACCAAAAGTTATGGAGGCTTTAAAATAA